A region from the Lycium barbarum isolate Lr01 chromosome 8, ASM1917538v2, whole genome shotgun sequence genome encodes:
- the LOC132606451 gene encoding uncharacterized protein LOC132606451, which yields MEDPSFKNESFLAMAERYVEENGSDALEKLIANKSKDYSLNHHAEEIKTTDTSVEAGTLTHNQVKCVRENLIWIEKTTTRMQIKEMVVPTKQEQVKHVAAAQSELSTNEKLKEKVHLADTGQQENPKQLKNADVAVHNSKLWCGTCNMWFPDEIVMAAHLKGREHLAKLQIPMSSMALAERYLEENGSDAQEKLITHKVYQMLLQQGAASSYHLILSKTH from the exons ATGGAGGATCCATCTTTCAAGAATGAATCATTTCTGGCGATGGCGGAGAGGTATGTTGAAGAAAATGGATCTGATGCTCTGGAGAAACTTATTGCAAACAAG TCCAAGGATTATAGTTTGAATCATCATGCAGAAGAGATCAAAACTACTGATACTAGTGTTGAAGCAGGAACGCTCACCCATAACCAG GTTAAATGTGTGAGGGAAAATCTAATTTGGATTGAGAAGACAACAACAAGGATGCAGATCAAGGAAATGGTGGTTCCAACAAAGCAGGAGCAAGTAAAACATGTAGCGGCAGCACAATCGGAACTCAGTACTAATGAAAAGTTGAAAGAAAAGGTCCACCTGGCAGATACTGGTCAGCAAGAAAATCCAAAGCAACTGAAGAATGCTGATGTTGCTGTTCATAATTCTAAGCTGTGGTGTGGTACTTGTAACATGTGGTTCCCTGACGAGATTGTTATGGCCGCACATCTTAAGGGGAGGGAGCACTTGGCCAAACTCCAAATACCAATGAGTTCTATGGCTTTGGCAGAGAGGTACCTTGAAGAGAATGGATCTGATGCTCAGGAGAAACTTATTACACATAAGGTATATCAGATGTTACTTCAGCAAGGAGCAGCCAGTTCTTATCATTTGATTCTTTCCAAAACTCATTAA